One genomic region from Halococcus qingdaonensis encodes:
- a CDS encoding MaoC family dehydratase produces MGRDYFEDVEIGETRTFGERDVTRAEILEFAERYDPQPFHTDESAASDSLFGGLIASGWHTAAMTMELLVTNVFPDSAATGAVGVDELRWPNPVRPGDVLSVRTEVIDTEPWNEELGLVRRRTTTLAGETEVMSMVGLVLYERRER; encoded by the coding sequence ATGGGCCGCGACTATTTCGAAGACGTCGAGATCGGCGAGACGCGCACGTTCGGCGAGCGCGACGTCACCCGTGCGGAGATACTCGAATTCGCCGAGCGCTACGATCCACAGCCGTTCCACACCGACGAGTCGGCCGCGAGCGACTCCCTGTTCGGTGGACTGATCGCCAGCGGCTGGCACACCGCCGCGATGACGATGGAGCTACTCGTCACGAACGTCTTCCCCGACTCGGCGGCGACGGGTGCGGTCGGCGTCGACGAACTGCGCTGGCCGAACCCCGTCCGACCCGGCGACGTGCTCTCGGTGCGGACGGAGGTCATCGATACCGAACCGTGGAACGAGGAGTTGGGGCTCGTGAGGCGTCGAACCACGACGCTGGCCGGCGAGACGGAGGTCATGTCGATGGTCGGACTCGTGCTCTACGAGCGCCGCGAGCGCTAG
- a CDS encoding YegP family protein, with protein sequence MSDHDHEYTLAVRPNATVHLAYSTDDGKLADAFLAVEYGREGLDGDDATAEGIAWRGYEIALARDGEAVLGENVEAALDRGVDRVLDGERSLTDDDRLQRALSVAGTYGRRAKAGVAGLRGSGDTSLDAGMPETVEVPGPGGATIDVSLSEAAAAFDLYEDDGGNWRWRLVHDDETLAVSPSGYDSRDDAEATITTIKENVLGADIEK encoded by the coding sequence ATGAGTGACCACGATCACGAGTACACCCTCGCCGTCCGGCCGAACGCCACGGTTCATCTCGCCTACAGCACCGACGACGGGAAACTGGCGGACGCGTTTCTCGCCGTCGAATACGGTCGCGAGGGGCTCGATGGCGACGACGCGACCGCGGAGGGGATCGCGTGGCGTGGCTACGAGATCGCGCTCGCGCGCGACGGCGAGGCCGTTCTCGGTGAGAACGTCGAGGCGGCGCTCGATCGCGGGGTGGATCGCGTTCTCGACGGCGAACGATCGCTGACCGACGACGATCGCCTCCAGCGCGCGCTGAGCGTCGCGGGCACGTACGGTCGGCGGGCGAAGGCCGGCGTGGCAGGGCTCCGCGGGAGCGGGGATACAAGTCTGGACGCCGGGATGCCGGAGACCGTCGAGGTGCCGGGACCGGGCGGGGCGACGATCGACGTCTCGCTGTCGGAGGCCGCGGCCGCGTTCGATCTCTACGAGGACGACGGTGGCAACTGGCGCTGGCGGCTGGTCCACGACGACGAGACGCTCGCGGTCAGTCCGTCGGGCTACGATTCGCGCGACGACGCCGAGGCGACGATCACGACGATCAAGGAGAACGTGCTCGGCGCGGACATCGAGAAATAG
- a CDS encoding single-stranded DNA binding protein gives MGAIADIYADLDAEVPETEFREAVEEKVEEMGGLADEETAAMLIAHELADGEIEGVADIEAGMEEAKFAAKVTHVGELRSFERDGEDEDGKVVNVEVADETGRVRVAFWDERAEGAVDELEPGDVLKIAGRPREGYNGIEVSADRAEPADVEIDVDLDGAESIEGLTLGESDVTLTGVVLDTDSIRTFERDDGSEGKVANLTLGDETGKVRVTLWDEQTEHAAELKPGTTVELVDGYVRERDGELEVHLSARSTLEPVDADVEYVPETTPIEALEIDTITDIGGVVRSTDPKRTFDRDDGSEGQVRNVRIQDDSGDIRVALWGEKADRDIAAGDELQFADVEIQDGWRDDLEASAGWRTSVFAIDGGAATSADEDDDSADGLDAFGGGDAEDGTSDESGSDRAVSDEESGDGGSADSESDEDEPTEFTGTVVQAGDPVVLDNGSETMRVETDADVGLGEELTARGSVAEGRLDADELF, from the coding sequence ATGGGTGCGATAGCGGACATCTATGCGGACCTCGATGCCGAGGTCCCCGAGACGGAGTTCCGCGAGGCCGTCGAGGAGAAAGTCGAGGAGATGGGCGGGCTCGCCGACGAGGAGACCGCGGCGATGCTCATCGCCCACGAACTCGCCGACGGGGAGATCGAGGGCGTCGCGGACATCGAGGCGGGCATGGAGGAGGCGAAGTTCGCGGCGAAGGTCACACACGTCGGCGAGCTCCGCAGCTTCGAACGCGACGGCGAGGACGAGGACGGGAAGGTCGTCAACGTCGAGGTCGCCGACGAGACGGGGCGCGTGCGGGTGGCCTTCTGGGACGAGCGCGCCGAGGGGGCCGTCGACGAGCTCGAACCGGGCGACGTGCTCAAGATCGCGGGTCGCCCGCGCGAGGGGTACAACGGGATCGAGGTGAGTGCCGACCGCGCCGAACCGGCGGACGTCGAGATCGACGTCGACCTCGACGGCGCGGAGAGCATCGAGGGGCTCACGCTCGGCGAATCCGACGTCACGCTCACGGGCGTCGTGCTCGACACCGACTCGATCCGGACCTTCGAGCGCGACGACGGCTCCGAGGGGAAGGTGGCGAACCTCACGCTCGGCGACGAGACGGGAAAGGTTCGAGTAACGCTCTGGGACGAGCAAACCGAGCACGCCGCCGAACTCAAACCGGGAACGACGGTCGAACTCGTCGACGGCTACGTTCGCGAACGCGACGGCGAGCTCGAAGTCCATCTGAGCGCGCGGAGCACGCTCGAACCCGTCGATGCCGACGTCGAGTACGTCCCCGAGACGACGCCGATCGAGGCGTTGGAGATCGATACGATCACCGACATCGGCGGGGTAGTTCGCTCGACCGATCCGAAACGCACCTTCGATCGCGACGACGGCTCCGAGGGCCAGGTCAGAAACGTCCGGATCCAGGACGACAGCGGCGACATCCGCGTGGCGCTCTGGGGCGAGAAGGCCGATCGCGATATCGCCGCGGGCGACGAACTCCAGTTCGCGGACGTCGAGATCCAGGACGGCTGGCGCGACGATCTCGAAGCCTCCGCCGGCTGGCGCACGAGCGTGTTCGCCATCGACGGCGGGGCGGCCACGAGCGCCGACGAAGACGACGATTCTGCGGATGGGTTGGACGCGTTCGGCGGTGGCGATGCGGAGGATGGAACAAGCGACGAATCGGGAAGCGACCGAGCAGTATCGGACGAAGAAAGCGGGGACGGAGGAAGTGCGGACAGTGAGAGCGACGAGGACGAACCGACGGAGTTCACCGGGACGGTCGTCCAGGCGGGCGATCCGGTCGTGCTCGACAACGGCAGCGAGACGATGCGCGTCGAGACGGACGCCGACGTCGGTCTCGGTGAAGAGCTCACTGCCCGCGGGTCGGTTGCGGAGGGCCGACTCGACGCAGATGAGCTGTTCTGA